The following are encoded in a window of Mycolicibacterium tusciae JS617 genomic DNA:
- a CDS encoding RND family transporter, with the protein MSTTGGNTTVDDAPTDAIPAGRNVKRSALPRFLRIFAIPIVLMWIAIIALLNGTVPQLEVVGKLRAVSMSPHDAPSLIAVKRVGQVFEEYDTSSSVMIVLEGDEPLGADAHAFYDEMVRDLRADTTHVQHVQDFWGDTLTAAGAQSIDGKASYVQVYISGDQGETLANDSVEAVRNVVASTPAPPGVKAYVAGPSAATTDQNAVGDASMKTIEALTFGVITIMLLLVYRSLVTTVITLGMVVVGLLSARGIVAFLSFHEVFKLTTFASNMVVTLAIAAATDYAIFLIGRYQEARRKGFDRESAYYDMFGGTAHVVLASGMTIAGATLCLHFTRLPYFQTMGIPLAVGMTIVVAAALTLGPAVISIVTRFGRVLEPKGKQRARGWRRVGAATVRWPGAVLVFAIVLCLVGLLALPGYHTTYNDRIYLPADIPANVGQAAADRHFSEAKMNPELVMVEADHDLRNPADFLVIDKIAKAMGRVNGIAQVTTITRPDGKPIEHASLAYTISQSGTGQVLNNDYQQTVLENTLKQADEMQVTIDSMTRMLSITLELSAVTRRMADKMKNTSMNLDEVRDHLADFDDQFRPLRNYFYWEPHCYDIPMCWAVRSIFDSLDGISQMSIDFADIVPDLEHMADLTPQMAALMPAMIQTMKNQKQMMLNQYQAQKAQQDQNMALQDDATAMGEAFDAAHNDDTFYLPPEAFGTADFQRGMKLFMSPDGHAVRFTVNHQGDPLSEEGTSHIGPLRTAAVDAIKGTPLEGSTVYVGGSAAMNSDMQLGADYDLLIAAVASLILIFLIMVVLTRAVAAAAVIVGTVVLSLGTAFGLSVLVWQHLIGIPLHWMVLPMTVIVLLAVGADYNLLLVSRMKEELHAGLKTGIIRSMAGTGSVVTSAGLVFAFTMISMAVSDMIVIGQVGTTIGLGLLFDTLVVRSLLTPSLAALLGRWFWWPQRVRERPVPQNWPQPKEIDLPSGTSPAGS; encoded by the coding sequence GTGAGCACCACCGGTGGCAACACCACCGTGGACGACGCCCCGACCGACGCCATTCCAGCGGGCCGGAACGTCAAACGTTCCGCGCTGCCACGGTTCCTCCGTATTTTCGCGATCCCGATCGTGCTCATGTGGATCGCGATCATCGCACTCCTGAACGGCACCGTGCCTCAGCTCGAAGTGGTGGGCAAGCTACGCGCGGTGTCGATGAGCCCGCACGATGCGCCGTCGCTCATCGCCGTCAAGCGCGTCGGTCAGGTCTTCGAGGAGTACGACACCAGCAGCTCGGTGATGATCGTGCTGGAGGGCGACGAGCCCTTGGGCGCCGACGCGCACGCGTTCTACGACGAGATGGTCCGTGACCTGCGTGCTGACACCACCCATGTACAGCACGTCCAGGACTTCTGGGGTGACACGCTGACCGCGGCCGGTGCTCAGAGCATCGACGGCAAGGCGTCGTACGTGCAGGTGTACATCAGCGGGGATCAGGGCGAGACCCTGGCCAACGATTCGGTGGAGGCCGTTCGCAACGTCGTCGCCAGCACTCCGGCGCCGCCAGGGGTCAAGGCCTACGTGGCCGGTCCGTCGGCGGCGACGACGGACCAGAACGCCGTCGGCGATGCCAGCATGAAGACGATCGAGGCGCTGACGTTCGGCGTCATCACCATCATGCTGCTGCTTGTCTACCGGTCTCTCGTCACGACGGTGATCACGCTGGGCATGGTCGTGGTCGGTCTGCTCTCGGCGCGCGGGATCGTCGCGTTCCTCAGCTTTCACGAGGTCTTCAAGCTCACCACCTTCGCGTCGAACATGGTTGTGACGCTGGCCATCGCCGCGGCCACCGACTATGCGATCTTTCTGATCGGGCGATACCAGGAAGCCCGGCGCAAGGGGTTCGACCGAGAATCGGCCTACTACGACATGTTCGGTGGCACAGCCCACGTCGTGCTTGCCTCGGGTATGACGATCGCGGGTGCGACGCTGTGTCTTCACTTCACCCGGCTGCCGTACTTCCAGACCATGGGCATCCCCTTGGCAGTCGGCATGACCATCGTGGTCGCCGCGGCGCTGACGCTGGGACCCGCAGTCATCTCGATCGTCACCCGGTTCGGCCGCGTGTTGGAGCCGAAGGGCAAGCAGCGGGCCCGCGGCTGGCGCCGTGTCGGCGCGGCCACTGTTCGCTGGCCGGGCGCGGTGCTGGTGTTCGCCATCGTGCTCTGCCTCGTCGGCCTGCTGGCGCTGCCCGGCTACCACACCACCTACAACGACCGCATCTACCTGCCCGCCGACATTCCGGCCAACGTCGGTCAGGCGGCCGCGGATCGACACTTCTCCGAGGCCAAGATGAACCCCGAGCTCGTGATGGTGGAGGCCGATCACGACCTGCGCAATCCCGCCGACTTCCTGGTGATCGACAAGATTGCCAAGGCGATGGGCCGGGTGAACGGCATTGCACAGGTCACGACCATCACGCGGCCCGACGGCAAGCCCATCGAGCACGCCTCCCTCGCCTACACGATCAGCCAAAGCGGCACAGGGCAAGTGCTGAACAACGACTACCAGCAGACGGTCCTGGAGAACACGCTCAAGCAGGCCGACGAGATGCAGGTGACCATCGACTCGATGACGCGGATGCTGAGCATCACGCTGGAACTGTCGGCGGTCACGCGGCGGATGGCCGACAAGATGAAGAACACGTCGATGAACCTCGACGAGGTGCGCGACCACCTGGCCGACTTCGACGACCAGTTCCGTCCATTGCGTAACTACTTCTACTGGGAGCCGCACTGCTACGACATCCCGATGTGTTGGGCAGTGCGCTCGATCTTCGACAGCCTCGACGGCATCAGCCAGATGTCCATCGACTTCGCCGACATCGTGCCGGATCTGGAGCACATGGCGGACCTGACACCACAGATGGCGGCATTGATGCCGGCGATGATCCAGACGATGAAGAACCAGAAGCAGATGATGCTGAACCAGTATCAGGCGCAGAAGGCTCAACAGGATCAGAACATGGCCCTGCAGGACGATGCGACTGCGATGGGGGAGGCGTTCGACGCCGCGCACAACGACGACACCTTCTACCTTCCACCGGAGGCGTTCGGAACGGCCGACTTCCAGCGCGGCATGAAGCTGTTCATGTCACCCGACGGTCACGCGGTGCGGTTCACGGTCAATCACCAGGGTGATCCGCTCAGCGAGGAGGGCACGTCGCACATCGGGCCGCTGCGCACCGCTGCCGTTGACGCGATAAAGGGCACGCCGCTCGAGGGCTCCACTGTTTACGTGGGCGGTAGCGCCGCAATGAACAGTGACATGCAGCTCGGCGCCGACTACGACCTGCTGATCGCGGCGGTCGCGTCGTTGATTCTGATCTTTTTGATCATGGTGGTGCTGACCCGCGCCGTCGCGGCGGCGGCAGTCATCGTTGGCACGGTGGTGTTGAGTCTTGGTACGGCGTTTGGTCTTTCGGTGCTCGTGTGGCAACACCTGATCGGCATCCCGTTGCACTGGATGGTGCTGCCGATGACGGTCATCGTGCTGCTCGCGGTCGGTGCGGACTACAACCTGCTGCTGGTGTCCCGCATGAAAGAGGAGTTACACGCCGGCCTCAAGACCGGCATCATTCGCTCGATGGCAGGCACCGGATCGGTGGTGACATCGGCCGGTCTGGTGTTCGCCTTCACCATGATCTCCATGGCGGTAAGCGACATGATCGTCATCGGTCAGGTGGGTACGACGATCGGCCTCGGTCTGCTGTTCGACACGTTGGTGGTGCGATCCCTGCTGACCCCGTCGTTGGCCGCGCTGCTGGGGCGTTGGTTCTGGTGGCCACAACGCGTCCGCGAGCGTCCGGTGCCGCAGAACTGGCCGCAGCCCAAGGAGATTGACCTGCCTTCGGGAACATCGCCCGCAGGCTCCTAA
- a CDS encoding MmpS family transport accessory protein, whose amino-acid sequence MISVLKRVWLPILIVAAVTVGAFSVANLRSVFGSNGAVVTPIGNDTADKFNPKVVVYEVFGSGSTAVINYTDLNGLPQRTGEVSLPWSLRLETTVPSVMPNLLAQGDGQSIGCRVLVDDEVKDERTAEGVNAATYCLVKAA is encoded by the coding sequence GTGATTTCCGTACTCAAGCGCGTGTGGCTACCGATCCTCATCGTGGCCGCCGTGACGGTGGGCGCGTTCAGCGTTGCGAATCTGCGGTCGGTCTTCGGCTCCAACGGAGCAGTGGTGACACCGATCGGCAACGACACCGCAGACAAGTTCAACCCCAAGGTCGTGGTCTACGAGGTTTTCGGATCCGGCTCCACGGCGGTGATCAACTACACCGATCTCAACGGATTGCCACAGCGAACGGGTGAAGTCAGCCTGCCGTGGTCCCTGCGGCTCGAAACGACGGTGCCGTCCGTCATGCCGAATCTGTTGGCCCAGGGGGACGGTCAATCAATCGGCTGCCGCGTCCTCGTCGACGACGAGGTCAAGGACGAAAGGACGGCGGAGGGCGTGAACGCCGCGACGTACTGCTTGGTGAAGGCCGCGTGA
- a CDS encoding TetR/AcrR family transcriptional regulator, translated as MTADDECTPRRGLRKDAELNRQRILTAARELFAVRGLEATLNDVAHHANVGVGTVYRRFATKEELLEAIFEESIDQVVELAKTALHVENSWEGFVWFVEHLCAMTAQDRGLREMVCSKAYGGYRVECARLRLDPHVSRVVERARDDGYLRPDIESSDIPILNLLAGTVSEWAGHVDPELWRRYVALLLDGMRDRKGQKPIAVDALCAKGLDEAMRGWRPAG; from the coding sequence ATGACCGCCGACGACGAGTGCACGCCGCGCCGGGGGCTGCGCAAGGACGCCGAGCTCAACCGGCAGCGCATCCTCACCGCCGCGCGGGAACTGTTCGCCGTCCGGGGCCTGGAGGCGACCCTCAACGACGTGGCGCATCACGCCAACGTCGGGGTTGGCACGGTGTACCGACGGTTCGCCACGAAGGAAGAGTTGCTGGAAGCGATCTTCGAAGAAAGTATCGACCAAGTCGTGGAGCTCGCGAAAACCGCACTGCACGTGGAGAATTCGTGGGAGGGTTTCGTTTGGTTCGTCGAACACCTCTGTGCAATGACAGCACAGGATCGCGGCCTGCGCGAGATGGTTTGCAGTAAGGCCTACGGCGGCTACCGCGTCGAGTGCGCCCGACTGCGGCTCGACCCGCACGTGTCCAGGGTCGTCGAGCGGGCGCGCGACGACGGTTATCTACGGCCGGACATCGAATCGAGCGATATCCCGATCCTGAACCTGCTGGCCGGCACTGTGAGCGAATGGGCGGGCCACGTCGACCCCGAACTGTGGCGCCGCTACGTGGCCCTGCTTCTCGACGGTATGCGCGACCGGAAGGGACAGAAGCCCATCGCCGTCGATGCGCTGTGTGCCAAGGGGTTGGACGAAGCGATGCGGGGCTGGCGGCCGGCGGGCTGA
- a CDS encoding acyl-CoA dehydrogenase family protein, whose translation MPVDRLLPSQDAEDLIALTRDIADKVLDPIVDTHEKAETYPDGVFDSLGAAGLLSLPQPEEWGGGGQPFEVYLQVLEEIAARWAAVAVAVSVHSLSSHPLLMFGSDEQKRRWLPGMLSGEQIGAYSLSEPQAGSDAAALRCAATPDDAGYVLNGSKSWITHGGVADFYTLFARTGEGSRGISCFLVPGDLPGLSFGKPEEKMGLHAVPTTSAFYDHAHIEADRRIGAEGQGLQIAFSALDSGRLGIAAVATGVAQAALDEATRYANERTTFGRKIIDHQGLGFLLADMSAAVVSARATYLDAARRRDAGRPYSAQASVAKLVATDAAMKVTTDAVQVFGGAGYTRDYRVERYMREAKITQIFEGTNQIQRLVIARSLVT comes from the coding sequence ATGCCCGTCGACCGATTGCTGCCCAGCCAAGACGCAGAAGACCTGATCGCGCTCACCCGGGACATCGCCGACAAGGTGCTCGACCCGATCGTCGACACCCACGAGAAGGCCGAAACCTATCCGGACGGGGTGTTTGATTCGCTCGGCGCGGCGGGGCTGCTGAGCCTGCCGCAACCCGAGGAGTGGGGTGGCGGCGGTCAGCCGTTCGAGGTCTATCTGCAGGTGCTCGAGGAGATCGCCGCGCGATGGGCAGCGGTCGCGGTCGCGGTCAGCGTGCACAGCCTGTCGTCGCATCCGCTCCTGATGTTCGGCAGTGACGAACAAAAGCGGCGATGGCTTCCTGGCATGCTCTCGGGTGAGCAGATCGGCGCCTACAGCCTGTCGGAGCCCCAGGCGGGATCGGATGCGGCGGCCCTGAGGTGTGCGGCCACGCCCGATGACGCCGGCTACGTGCTGAACGGATCGAAATCGTGGATCACCCACGGCGGCGTCGCTGACTTCTACACGTTGTTCGCCCGCACCGGTGAGGGATCGCGGGGCATCAGTTGCTTCCTGGTGCCCGGCGACCTGCCCGGCCTTAGCTTCGGCAAGCCCGAGGAGAAGATGGGTTTGCACGCCGTCCCAACGACCTCGGCGTTCTACGACCACGCACATATCGAGGCGGACCGCCGTATCGGGGCCGAGGGACAGGGGCTCCAGATCGCCTTCTCCGCACTGGATTCCGGACGCCTCGGCATCGCCGCAGTGGCTACCGGGGTGGCGCAGGCCGCACTCGACGAGGCCACCCGCTATGCCAACGAACGAACGACGTTCGGCCGCAAGATCATCGACCATCAGGGACTCGGCTTCCTGTTGGCGGATATGAGTGCCGCGGTTGTCAGCGCACGCGCCACGTACCTCGATGCCGCGCGCCGTCGTGACGCGGGTCGTCCGTACTCCGCTCAGGCCAGCGTCGCCAAGCTGGTCGCCACCGACGCCGCTATGAAGGTGACCACCGATGCCGTGCAGGTGTTCGGCGGCGCCGGGTACACCCGCGACTATCGCGTCGAGCGATACATGCGCGAAGCCAAGATCACGCAGATCTTCGAGGGCACCAACCAGATTCAGCGCCTGGTGATCGCCCGGAGCTTGGTCACCTAG
- a CDS encoding alpha/beta fold hydrolase has product MKWRISAIAAVVVVAALVVNAFVVSRATRGAEAFDGGRVIELDGPDLNVKESGARGDRAVVLLHGYSASVQWWDRVAAALTGQRVIAVDLVGHGGSEAPRGADSYRIDSQANAVRNALDALGVRHAVLVGHSMGGFVALALAGQDPERVERVVISDTPAEMSLAEIPALAGLACAPVIGEAIDRLRPVDAISESSLQAGFADDYAVPPLAHRSLEQLTHSVLCDARDQEGEPAAVDRIAELRQPVLVVWGERDVLTPTAANIERYREAGLTPTVIPGVGHSPMVEAPGEFVNAVTEFIQ; this is encoded by the coding sequence ATGAAGTGGCGAATCAGCGCGATCGCGGCCGTCGTCGTAGTCGCCGCGCTGGTGGTGAACGCCTTCGTCGTATCGAGGGCCACCCGCGGCGCTGAGGCGTTCGATGGTGGCCGGGTAATAGAGCTCGACGGCCCGGACCTCAACGTCAAGGAGTCCGGTGCCCGCGGTGACCGTGCGGTGGTTCTGCTGCACGGATACTCCGCGTCAGTCCAGTGGTGGGACCGCGTCGCGGCAGCCCTTACCGGCCAGCGGGTGATCGCCGTCGATCTCGTCGGCCATGGTGGGTCAGAGGCACCCCGCGGCGCGGACAGTTATCGCATCGATAGCCAGGCCAACGCGGTGCGCAACGCGCTGGATGCCCTCGGCGTGCGACATGCCGTCCTGGTGGGGCACTCGATGGGCGGCTTCGTAGCCCTCGCCCTTGCCGGGCAAGATCCCGAACGCGTTGAGCGAGTGGTGATCTCCGATACCCCCGCCGAAATGAGTCTCGCCGAGATACCCGCTTTGGCCGGATTGGCCTGCGCGCCGGTGATCGGGGAAGCCATCGACCGACTGCGTCCGGTGGATGCGATCAGCGAAAGCTCCTTGCAGGCGGGATTCGCCGATGACTATGCGGTGCCACCGCTTGCGCACCGCTCGCTGGAGCAGTTGACCCATTCGGTGCTGTGCGACGCCCGCGACCAGGAAGGTGAGCCCGCGGCGGTGGACCGCATCGCCGAACTCCGGCAGCCGGTGCTCGTCGTGTGGGGTGAGCGCGATGTTCTGACCCCTACCGCCGCCAACATTGAGCGCTACCGCGAGGCTGGGTTGACTCCGACCGTCATCCCCGGGGTGGGGCACAGTCCGATGGTCGAAGCGCCTGGCGAATTCGTCAATGCCGTCACCGAATTCATCCAGTGA
- a CDS encoding nuclear transport factor 2 family protein, giving the protein MTESRPPFPPFTLETAIQKVQAAENAWNTRDPVRVSLAYTPDSQWRNRDVHVVGRADIVAFLTQKWERELDYVLRKNLWDFHDNRIAVRFQYECRDADGQWYRSYGNELWEFNLQGLMSRREASINDLKIEESARRYFGPRPESEYGAEIPLW; this is encoded by the coding sequence ATGACCGAAAGTCGTCCGCCGTTTCCGCCGTTCACGCTCGAGACAGCGATCCAGAAGGTCCAAGCCGCCGAGAACGCCTGGAACACCCGCGACCCGGTGCGGGTCAGCTTGGCCTATACGCCAGATTCGCAGTGGCGCAACCGGGACGTACACGTCGTCGGACGCGCCGACATCGTCGCGTTCCTGACGCAGAAGTGGGAGCGCGAACTCGACTACGTGTTGCGCAAGAACCTGTGGGATTTCCACGACAATCGCATCGCCGTGCGGTTCCAATACGAATGCCGCGACGCCGATGGCCAGTGGTACCGCAGCTACGGCAACGAGTTGTGGGAGTTCAACCTCCAGGGCCTGATGAGCCGCAGGGAGGCCAGCATCAACGACCTCAAGATCGAGGAGTCTGCGCGTCGGTATTTCGGGCCGCGGCCGGAGTCCGAGTACGGCGCGGAAATACCCCTGTGGTGA
- a CDS encoding acyl-CoA dehydrogenase family protein, with amino-acid sequence MDFAMSAKGQDYHKRLWDFMTEYVFPAEKDYDAYRHEKGPDDHTVPPVVEDLKKLAKERGLWNLFLPSESGLTNLEYAPLAELTGWSMELAPEATNCAAPDTGNMETLHLFANSEQSKQWLEPLLNGEIRSAFAMTEPAVASSDARNIQTTMLRDGDDYVINGRKWWISGAADPRCKLLIVMGRTNPDAASHQQQSMILVPVETPGVSIERSLPVFGWQDQHGHCEVSFDNARVPVANLLGEEGGGFAIAQARLGPGRIHHCMRAIGVAERAMALMVDRVQNRIAFGKPLAEQGVVQQQIAQSRNEIDQSRLLCHKAAWTIDQHGNQSREARQLVSMIKAVAPQMACNVIDRAIQVHGAAGISDDTVLARLYGWHRAMRLFDGPDEVHMRTIARAELGREKSAFAAAVTPGSAR; translated from the coding sequence ATGGACTTCGCGATGTCGGCCAAAGGGCAGGACTACCACAAGCGGCTCTGGGACTTCATGACCGAGTACGTGTTCCCGGCGGAAAAGGACTACGACGCGTACCGGCACGAGAAGGGCCCTGACGACCACACCGTCCCGCCCGTCGTAGAAGACCTCAAGAAGCTGGCCAAGGAGCGCGGCCTGTGGAACCTGTTCCTGCCCTCCGAGTCGGGGCTGACCAACCTCGAATACGCACCGCTCGCCGAGCTCACCGGTTGGAGCATGGAACTCGCGCCCGAAGCGACCAACTGCGCGGCCCCTGATACCGGGAACATGGAAACCCTGCACCTGTTCGCCAACTCCGAGCAGAGCAAGCAGTGGCTCGAACCGCTGCTGAACGGAGAGATCCGCAGCGCGTTCGCGATGACCGAGCCCGCGGTCGCGTCCAGCGACGCCCGCAACATCCAGACCACGATGTTGCGCGACGGTGACGACTACGTCATCAACGGCCGCAAATGGTGGATCTCCGGCGCAGCAGACCCCCGGTGCAAGCTCCTCATCGTCATGGGCCGCACCAATCCGGATGCCGCCAGCCATCAGCAGCAGTCGATGATTCTGGTTCCCGTCGAGACCCCCGGTGTGTCCATCGAGCGGTCGCTGCCGGTGTTCGGATGGCAGGACCAGCACGGCCACTGTGAAGTCTCGTTCGACAACGCGCGGGTACCGGTCGCCAACCTGCTCGGTGAAGAAGGCGGCGGCTTCGCCATCGCCCAGGCCCGGCTGGGCCCTGGCCGCATCCACCACTGCATGCGCGCGATCGGGGTCGCCGAGCGGGCCATGGCGCTGATGGTCGACCGGGTGCAGAACCGCATCGCGTTCGGCAAGCCACTGGCCGAGCAGGGCGTGGTGCAACAGCAGATCGCCCAATCCCGCAATGAGATCGACCAGAGCCGGCTGCTGTGCCACAAGGCCGCCTGGACCATCGATCAGCACGGCAACCAGAGCCGCGAAGCGCGTCAGTTGGTCTCGATGATCAAGGCGGTGGCCCCGCAGATGGCCTGCAACGTCATCGACCGGGCTATCCAGGTGCACGGCGCTGCCGGCATCAGCGACGACACCGTGCTGGCCCGGCTGTACGGCTGGCACCGGGCGATGCGCCTGTTCGACGGACCCGACGAGGTGCACATGCGGACTATCGCGCGCGCCGAACTGGGCCGGGAGAAGTCGGCTTTCGCAGCAGCGGTGACTCCTGGGTCTGCTCGGTGA
- a CDS encoding tyrosine-protein phosphatase, whose product MPNPSDPNALSGAWNFRDIAEEAGIRPGRFFRSSELSGLDDSGQSALVGFGITDVADLRSEREVERRGQGRVPNGVVIHRLPFHELSKPGAEAPHEQSFERMMTEKSDDEDVTVAAGRFMTEEYERFPTLPGAQLAVRQVISTLTEERPVITHCFAGKDRTGFTVATVLEAVGVGRDAIMADFLRSNAAVPRLRESILDSIRNRSEESTDEIVTFAEARLTEEVLGVREVYLDASRKTIDDQYGSLANYLEAVGVTPAQLDLLRRALLG is encoded by the coding sequence ATGCCGAACCCTAGCGACCCTAATGCCCTGTCAGGGGCGTGGAACTTCCGTGACATCGCCGAGGAGGCCGGTATCCGGCCGGGCAGGTTCTTTCGGTCCAGCGAGTTGAGCGGTCTCGACGACTCCGGACAGTCGGCTCTGGTCGGCTTCGGCATCACCGATGTCGCCGATCTGCGCTCCGAGCGTGAGGTCGAACGGCGAGGACAGGGTCGAGTGCCCAACGGTGTCGTGATTCACCGGCTGCCGTTCCACGAACTGTCCAAACCGGGTGCAGAGGCACCGCACGAGCAGAGCTTCGAGCGGATGATGACCGAAAAGTCAGACGATGAAGACGTCACCGTCGCGGCCGGCCGGTTCATGACCGAGGAATACGAGCGCTTCCCGACCTTGCCGGGCGCGCAACTGGCTGTGCGGCAGGTCATTTCGACGCTCACCGAGGAACGGCCGGTCATCACGCATTGCTTCGCGGGCAAGGACCGGACCGGCTTCACCGTGGCCACCGTGCTCGAGGCGGTCGGGGTCGGCCGCGATGCGATCATGGCAGACTTCCTGCGCAGCAATGCCGCGGTGCCTCGACTTCGGGAGAGCATTCTCGATTCGATTCGCAACCGGTCGGAGGAATCCACCGACGAGATCGTGACCTTCGCCGAAGCCCGGCTCACCGAGGAGGTGCTCGGCGTCCGCGAGGTGTATCTGGACGCGTCCCGCAAGACCATCGACGACCAGTACGGGTCGCTGGCCAACTACCTTGAGGCCGTAGGTGTAACACCCGCGCAACTGGATCTGCTGCGTCGCGCACTACTGGGTTAG
- a CDS encoding DUF456 domain-containing protein: MGTGGIILVALAIAVGIIGIVVPLLPGTLLVFAAIAVWAVAESNLTAWVTLGVVTALIGVATLIKYTWPVKRMRAADVRTLSLAAGAVLGIIGFFVIPVIGLLIGFVLGVYLAELATRKDQRLAWTSTKHAVKGVALSMGVELAGALLATVAWVFGVYLTQ, from the coding sequence ATGGGCACCGGCGGCATCATTCTCGTAGCGCTCGCCATTGCCGTCGGAATCATCGGCATCGTGGTGCCGCTGTTGCCGGGCACGCTGCTGGTGTTCGCCGCGATCGCGGTCTGGGCCGTCGCAGAGAGCAACCTCACCGCATGGGTGACCCTCGGTGTGGTGACCGCACTGATCGGCGTGGCCACCTTGATCAAGTACACCTGGCCGGTGAAGCGGATGCGTGCCGCCGACGTGCGCACGCTGAGCCTCGCGGCGGGCGCGGTGCTCGGTATCATCGGCTTCTTCGTGATCCCGGTGATCGGCCTGCTGATCGGGTTCGTCCTGGGCGTCTATCTGGCGGAGCTGGCCACCCGCAAAGACCAGCGGCTGGCGTGGACGTCGACCAAGCACGCGGTGAAGGGTGTTGCGCTGTCGATGGGCGTCGAACTGGCCGGGGCGCTGCTCGCCACCGTCGCGTGGGTATTCGGGGTTTACCTAACCCAGTAG
- a CDS encoding methyltransferase domain-containing protein, with translation MTDRLHAELPPALRRALDLLIDPPANPDVSKGYLDLLTDGPATSTPKNTGAIQAVWASGIGSMLYDNAQALARRLASVWRLPIDWLSIPPGGVALDVGSGPGNVTAQLADAAGTDGLALGIDISEPMLARAVEAQAGPNVGFMRADAQRLPLRDETVDAATSLAVLQLIPNPAQTLAEIARVLKPGGRVALMVPTAGNISGLAHLLPKGGANFFAEDELADILEDLGLVGVRTKTVGTFQWVRARRP, from the coding sequence GTGACCGATCGACTTCACGCCGAACTCCCGCCGGCGCTGCGCAGGGCGCTGGACCTTCTGATCGACCCGCCCGCGAATCCCGACGTCAGCAAGGGGTATCTCGACCTGCTGACCGACGGTCCGGCGACGAGCACACCCAAGAACACCGGCGCCATCCAGGCTGTATGGGCCTCGGGAATCGGGTCGATGCTCTACGACAACGCGCAGGCGCTGGCCCGCAGGCTCGCCAGCGTGTGGCGACTACCCATCGACTGGCTGAGCATCCCGCCCGGCGGCGTGGCCCTCGACGTCGGCAGCGGCCCGGGCAACGTGACCGCCCAACTGGCTGATGCCGCAGGTACCGACGGGCTCGCGCTCGGCATCGACATCTCCGAGCCGATGCTGGCCCGCGCGGTCGAAGCCCAAGCGGGGCCAAACGTCGGCTTCATGCGTGCCGACGCGCAGCGGCTGCCGCTGCGCGACGAGACGGTCGACGCGGCCACGTCACTCGCGGTGCTGCAGCTGATACCGAACCCGGCGCAAACCCTCGCCGAAATCGCGAGGGTGCTCAAGCCCGGCGGGCGAGTGGCCCTCATGGTGCCGACGGCCGGGAACATTTCAGGCCTGGCCCACCTGCTTCCGAAAGGCGGCGCGAACTTCTTCGCCGAGGACGAACTCGCCGACATCCTCGAGGACCTCGGCCTCGTCGGCGTCCGGACCAAGACCGTCGGCACATTTCAGTGGGTACGCGCCAGACGGCCGTGA
- a CDS encoding haloacid dehalogenase type II, whose product MTAKALAFDTFGTVVDWRSSIIAELEAFGESHGMQADWPVLADSWRKGYLPAMDRVRRGELGWTKIDDLHRMILDELLRDAGITSVGDADVDHLNRAWHRLDPWPDSVAGLTRLKEHFIITTLSNGNFSLLTNMAKRAGLPWDCVISAELFHHYKPDPEAYLGCADLLDVAAGELMLVAAHPGDLRAAREAGLMTAYVTRPREYGPNQRPHRFTDGEFDFTATDFLDLADQLGT is encoded by the coding sequence ATGACGGCGAAGGCGCTGGCATTCGACACGTTCGGAACCGTCGTCGACTGGCGATCGAGCATCATCGCCGAGCTCGAGGCATTCGGCGAAAGCCATGGAATGCAGGCAGATTGGCCGGTCCTTGCCGACAGCTGGCGCAAGGGGTATCTGCCCGCGATGGATCGGGTCCGCCGCGGCGAGCTCGGGTGGACCAAGATCGACGACTTGCACCGCATGATCCTCGACGAACTACTGCGCGACGCGGGGATCACCTCGGTCGGCGACGCCGACGTCGATCATCTCAACCGCGCCTGGCATCGGCTGGACCCGTGGCCGGACAGCGTCGCAGGCCTCACGCGGCTGAAGGAACACTTCATCATCACCACCCTGTCGAACGGGAACTTCTCATTGCTGACCAACATGGCCAAGCGTGCGGGCCTACCGTGGGACTGCGTGATCTCCGCCGAGTTGTTCCATCACTACAAACCCGACCCCGAGGCCTATCTCGGCTGCGCCGACCTGCTCGATGTAGCGGCAGGCGAGCTCATGCTGGTCGCCGCGCATCCCGGCGATCTGCGGGCGGCGCGCGAGGCGGGCCTGATGACCGCGTATGTCACCCGGCCGCGCGAATACGGCCCCAACCAGCGACCTCACAGATTCACCGATGGCGAATTCGACTTCACGGCAACGGATTTTCTGGATCTCGCCGACCAACTGGGCACCTGA